A single genomic interval of uncultured Sphaerochaeta sp. harbors:
- a CDS encoding ABC transporter ATP-binding protein: protein MIRIEKVSRNYKTGETVVKALKKVSLDIEAGEFLSIAGPSGSGKTTLLNLIGCIDGLDEGEIFINDAAISTMDKVEKTAFRRNNLGFIFQTYNLIPVLSAYENVSFVLSLLDVSESEVKRRTYEVLKEVGLEGMEDRRPAKLSGGQQQRIAIARALVKNPQIILADEPTANLDSKTGEEILKLMKRMNEKYHTTFIFSTHDQMVMDYASRLVQLHDGAIVSDERRQ, encoded by the coding sequence ATGATCAGAATTGAAAAAGTATCGAGAAACTACAAGACAGGTGAAACAGTAGTCAAGGCATTGAAAAAAGTCTCCCTGGATATTGAAGCGGGTGAGTTTCTCTCCATTGCAGGGCCCTCAGGATCTGGAAAGACCACGTTGCTCAATCTTATTGGTTGTATAGATGGCTTGGATGAGGGAGAAATCTTCATCAATGATGCTGCGATCAGTACCATGGACAAGGTAGAGAAAACAGCATTCAGGAGAAACAATCTTGGTTTTATTTTCCAGACCTATAACTTGATACCAGTCCTCTCCGCCTATGAGAATGTCAGCTTTGTACTCTCCTTGCTTGATGTCAGTGAAAGTGAGGTCAAGAGACGCACCTATGAGGTACTCAAGGAAGTTGGTCTGGAAGGGATGGAGGACCGACGTCCCGCCAAGCTCAGCGGTGGGCAACAGCAGAGAATAGCCATCGCCCGAGCGCTCGTAAAGAACCCACAGATCATCCTCGCTGATGAACCGACTGCCAATTTGGATTCCAAGACTGGCGAAGAGATTCTCAAGCTGATGAAACGCATGAACGAGAAGTATCACACCACGTTCATTTTCTCCACACACGACCAGATGGTCATGGATTACGCCTCCCGCCTTGTGCAACTGCATGACGGTGCTATCGTTAGTGACGAAAGGAGACAGTGA
- a CDS encoding FtsX-like permease family protein, translating into MKFILQLAAKNLSRYKRRTIITSVAIAVGLMMYIIVDSILGGATLESMRNLRWYETASLRIYADGYWEDRAFLPLEASIDNPESIIPLVEEEQGVATVRTTFAADMILYSDDFGEDGNMSVRVTAIDPKQDFEVYRFEDTLVEGRHLEPGEMDGVVLGSWFAEDIGAEVGYWVTLLTRGKGGFYEAFDMQIVGIVNCPNPNVNRTLIMMDITAADMYLGMENSVTSIDIVLPEKTNLEQAKSTLQAKLPEGFSVFTWEDLARDYLALVEAKQGGTGMILFLVFIIAAVGVSNTMLMAMYERMRELGMMRALGMKDRDILLSFLFEAGGIGLIGSVAGIALGSLVNIYLVNTGLDFGFMFRDMDIGFRISSIMRGAWNFATILKAFSAGILLSMLVAVFPIRRALKLDIPTCLHHQ; encoded by the coding sequence ATGAAATTTATCCTGCAACTGGCAGCGAAGAATCTCAGTCGCTACAAGCGACGTACGATCATCACATCGGTGGCCATCGCAGTTGGGTTGATGATGTACATCATCGTTGATTCCATTCTCGGGGGAGCTACGCTGGAATCGATGCGCAACCTCCGTTGGTATGAGACGGCCTCTCTTCGTATCTATGCCGATGGGTATTGGGAAGACCGTGCATTCCTCCCCCTAGAGGCCAGCATAGATAATCCTGAATCCATCATTCCATTGGTAGAGGAAGAACAAGGGGTGGCGACCGTGAGAACCACCTTCGCCGCTGATATGATTCTCTATAGTGATGATTTTGGTGAAGACGGCAATATGAGTGTAAGAGTGACGGCCATCGATCCAAAACAAGATTTCGAAGTCTATCGTTTCGAAGATACCTTGGTGGAAGGACGACACCTCGAACCGGGTGAGATGGACGGAGTGGTATTGGGCAGCTGGTTCGCTGAGGACATCGGGGCAGAGGTTGGTTACTGGGTTACCTTGCTTACCAGAGGCAAAGGAGGCTTCTACGAGGCCTTCGACATGCAAATTGTCGGTATCGTCAATTGCCCCAACCCAAATGTGAACCGAACACTTATCATGATGGATATCACAGCTGCAGACATGTACCTAGGAATGGAAAACTCGGTAACAAGTATCGATATAGTCCTTCCTGAGAAAACCAACCTTGAACAAGCGAAATCCACCTTGCAAGCAAAACTCCCTGAAGGGTTCAGTGTCTTCACCTGGGAAGATCTTGCTCGAGACTACCTGGCACTGGTGGAAGCCAAACAAGGGGGAACAGGGATGATTCTCTTCCTTGTTTTCATTATCGCAGCTGTTGGAGTCTCCAACACCATGTTGATGGCAATGTATGAGAGAATGAGAGAGCTTGGCATGATGCGGGCCCTAGGGATGAAAGACCGTGACATCCTTCTCTCCTTTCTCTTTGAAGCCGGAGGTATCGGACTCATTGGGTCAGTCGCGGGTATAGCTTTGGGAAGCCTGGTGAATATCTATCTGGTAAACACAGGATTGGACTTTGGCTTCATGTTCAGGGATATGGATATTGGGTTCAGGATATCGAGTATCATGCGAGGAGCTTGGAACTTTGCCACCATACTCAAGGCATTCTCTGCTGGTATACTCCTTTCCATGCTTGTAGCAGTTTTTCCCATAAGAAGAGCTCTGAAACTCGACATCCCCACGTGCTTGCACCATCAATAG
- a CDS encoding ABC transporter permease: protein MTIKLPAVAFRNVFRNLRRSILSAVAIAVSAMAIMALLALLETMETDMATNLTSYYTGEVRIRHADFEKYERYNPLHLSLEAEKVISVASAVEGVEAATPRINFPANLYIDEKNNGAMGVGVDFNTEQAFIDFPAIIDEGRIPEAGANELLMGKFLAHDLGLSLGDKVTMLTSTALRGSNAMTFTIVGIASFPVGGLSAKTVYVPIDRAQYLLRMDGHTQEILLLTEDGYKERDVANAVETALQEQLSLKTETRAWKDLNMMYTFLSIAKFIYYVMGAIFFVLGSTVIINTTMMVIYERVREIGTLGALGMQGKELTRLFLLEGTYISIAGSTIGTLVGVLIVFILSKTGINFTEAMSGVDMEISSILFPRVNWFTALFVWIYAIIISSLSTLIPSRKASKIEIVEALRYV, encoded by the coding sequence ATGACGATAAAATTACCAGCTGTAGCTTTTCGCAATGTGTTCAGGAATCTCCGTCGCTCCATACTCTCTGCTGTAGCAATTGCTGTTTCAGCAATGGCCATCATGGCACTGTTGGCCTTGCTTGAGACCATGGAAACAGACATGGCGACCAATCTTACCAGCTACTACACCGGAGAGGTGAGGATCAGACATGCAGACTTTGAGAAGTATGAACGATACAACCCTTTGCATCTAAGCCTGGAGGCCGAGAAGGTGATCTCTGTAGCGTCTGCTGTCGAGGGAGTAGAGGCAGCTACCCCGCGGATCAATTTTCCTGCCAATCTGTACATCGATGAGAAAAACAATGGAGCCATGGGAGTTGGTGTTGACTTCAACACAGAACAGGCCTTCATTGATTTTCCTGCAATCATAGATGAAGGGAGAATCCCTGAAGCTGGAGCCAATGAGCTGTTGATGGGCAAATTCCTTGCCCATGACCTTGGTCTCTCACTGGGAGACAAGGTGACCATGCTTACCTCCACTGCACTGAGGGGTTCCAATGCCATGACATTCACCATTGTCGGTATTGCATCCTTCCCAGTAGGAGGACTGAGTGCCAAGACGGTGTATGTTCCCATCGATCGGGCCCAATACCTCCTGAGGATGGATGGCCATACCCAGGAAATCCTATTGCTCACTGAGGATGGATACAAAGAAAGAGATGTAGCCAATGCAGTGGAGACTGCCCTTCAGGAACAGCTTTCCCTTAAGACTGAAACACGAGCATGGAAGGATCTGAATATGATGTATACATTCCTCTCCATTGCCAAGTTCATCTACTACGTGATGGGAGCAATCTTCTTTGTCCTGGGAAGTACGGTCATCATCAATACCACGATGATGGTTATCTATGAGAGAGTTCGTGAGATTGGAACCTTGGGTGCCCTGGGAATGCAGGGGAAGGAGCTCACCAGACTTTTCCTCTTGGAAGGTACCTACATCAGCATCGCCGGTTCCACGATCGGTACACTCGTTGGAGTCTTGATCGTTTTCATACTCAGTAAGACTGGAATTAATTTCACTGAGGCGATGAGTGGTGTCGATATGGAGATATCCTCCATTCTCTTCCCTCGGGTCAACTGGTTCACCGCTCTCTTTGTATGGATCTACGCGATCATCATCTCATCGCTCTCTACGCTCATTCCATCCAGAAAAGCTTCAAAAATAGAAATTGTGGAGGCACTACGCTATGTCTAA
- a CDS encoding outer membrane lipoprotein-sorting protein: protein MSKRIIMVLLGLTILLLPVSLFAITAEEIVREMDAQATFETSYSTGSIKTTDRFGTKESTFKAWARGTSDSLIEFTSIAERGQKILRTKGSLYLFYPDAEELIRLQGAALRQSVLGSDLSYEDMTEEKTTLDDYTVTLDGSETINGRDCHILTLTAKTRQVAYPVQKIWVDKETFLTWKGEYSTSHGRLLKEMEVLDTLVVDGRTLPKETRIEDAMKSNSATWMTLDTLEVDIALDRNLFTLENLTW, encoded by the coding sequence ATGTCTAAACGTATTATCATGGTCCTGCTTGGACTTACCATACTCTTGCTTCCTGTTTCCCTGTTCGCAATCACAGCCGAGGAGATTGTCAGGGAGATGGATGCACAAGCCACCTTTGAAACCTCCTACTCCACCGGATCAATCAAAACGACTGACCGGTTTGGAACAAAGGAGAGTACCTTCAAGGCCTGGGCCCGAGGAACTTCCGATTCCCTTATTGAATTCACCAGCATCGCTGAACGGGGGCAGAAGATACTCAGGACCAAGGGAAGCCTCTATCTCTTCTACCCTGATGCCGAAGAGTTGATCAGGCTGCAAGGAGCAGCACTCAGACAGTCAGTACTTGGCAGCGATCTCTCCTATGAGGACATGACAGAGGAGAAAACCACCCTTGATGACTATACCGTGACACTCGATGGCAGCGAGACCATCAATGGAAGGGATTGCCATATCCTGACCCTTACGGCAAAAACAAGGCAGGTCGCCTACCCTGTCCAGAAAATCTGGGTGGACAAAGAGACCTTCCTGACATGGAAAGGTGAATATTCCACCAGCCACGGTCGCCTGCTCAAGGAGATGGAGGTGCTCGATACCTTGGTGGTAGATGGAAGAACCCTACCAAAAGAGACCCGTATCGAGGATGCGATGAAGAGTAACAGTGCAACATGGATGACCCTCGACACCTTGGAAGTAGACATCGCACTCGATAGGAACCTATTCACCTTGGAGAATTTGACATGGTAA
- a CDS encoding 4Fe-4S binding protein produces the protein MIRQMITIDEELCNGCGLCVSACQEGAIGLVNGKAVLLREDYCDGLGNCLPVCPTGAITFEEREAPAFDHEAVEKFMEAEKPVFSCPGSQIKVMKSEEKREPVSQNMNAAPLQSQLRQWPVQIKLAAPNAGFFNNADLLIAADCAAYAYGDFHNTFIKNRVTLIGCPKLDAGDYAEKLTEIFTNHDIRSITVARMEVPCCGGLDGAVKRAIAASGKIIPLAVVTLSTEGEILR, from the coding sequence ATGATCAGACAGATGATAACTATAGATGAAGAGCTGTGTAATGGGTGTGGTTTGTGCGTGAGTGCATGCCAAGAGGGAGCAATTGGTCTGGTAAACGGTAAAGCAGTCCTGCTTAGGGAAGATTACTGTGACGGGTTGGGCAATTGCCTGCCTGTCTGCCCAACTGGAGCAATCACCTTCGAAGAGCGAGAGGCTCCTGCATTTGACCATGAAGCGGTAGAGAAGTTCATGGAAGCGGAGAAGCCGGTATTCAGTTGCCCTGGAAGCCAAATCAAGGTGATGAAAAGTGAAGAAAAGAGAGAACCTGTTTCACAAAACATGAATGCTGCTCCCCTACAGAGCCAGCTCCGTCAGTGGCCGGTGCAGATCAAACTGGCTGCCCCAAATGCAGGGTTCTTCAACAATGCTGACCTGCTTATTGCAGCTGATTGTGCAGCCTACGCCTATGGTGATTTTCACAATACCTTCATCAAGAACAGGGTCACCCTTATAGGCTGTCCCAAGCTCGATGCAGGGGACTATGCAGAGAAACTTACCGAGATCTTTACCAATCATGATATCAGGAGCATCACGGTCGCAAGAATGGAAGTTCCTTGCTGTGGTGGCCTCGATGGGGCAGTGAAGCGTGCCATTGCAGCCAGTGGGAAGATCATTCCCCTTGCTGTGGTTACACTCTCCACAGAAGGGGAAATTCTCCGCTAG
- a CDS encoding Crp/Fnr family transcriptional regulator: MNIYEIVHHSHLFKQIGAQELPHLLGCLKSRTSNFPKDYTIIDEGDFTDEMGIVLQGSVNIVRHDFWGNRTVVTNIGVGDTFAETVAFTQSPSEVAAITSQPTTILFLNINKIVTTCSMNCVYHHMLIENLVKLLSHKNLELMKKINHITKRNTREKLLSYLSAESKRQGNKKSFTIPFDRQHLADYLCVERSAMSSELSKMRSEGLVDYHKSTFTLLEEN, translated from the coding sequence ATGAATATCTACGAGATAGTACACCATTCTCATCTTTTCAAGCAGATAGGAGCACAGGAGCTGCCCCACTTGCTCGGTTGCTTGAAGAGTAGGACCAGTAATTTTCCCAAGGACTACACCATCATTGATGAAGGGGATTTCACCGATGAAATGGGCATCGTACTCCAGGGATCAGTAAATATTGTCCGTCACGATTTCTGGGGAAACAGAACAGTTGTGACCAATATTGGGGTGGGAGACACCTTTGCAGAGACTGTTGCCTTTACCCAGTCCCCCAGTGAAGTTGCTGCCATTACATCGCAGCCTACCACCATCCTATTCCTGAACATCAATAAAATTGTAACCACCTGCAGCATGAACTGTGTATATCATCATATGTTGATCGAAAACCTAGTGAAGTTACTCAGTCACAAAAACCTGGAATTGATGAAAAAGATCAATCACATCACAAAGCGTAATACGCGGGAGAAGCTACTCTCCTACCTCTCTGCTGAATCGAAGCGGCAAGGAAACAAGAAGAGCTTCACCATTCCTTTTGACCGGCAACATCTTGCAGACTATCTCTGTGTGGAGAGAAGTGCGATGTCCAGCGAACTCTCAAAGATGCGCAGTGAAGGATTAGTGGATTATCATAAGAGCACATTTACCCTGCTCGAGGAGAACTGA
- a CDS encoding YihY/virulence factor BrkB family protein, whose amino-acid sequence MSYKSIVQQNLKRLSTFFSAVFRQAMKDNFLNSASGLVYSTLLAIVPAATFLFTFFNAFGVMEPLVSFLSQWFTELAGEEAGGQLMILLTQYTRNATSLGVVGLISFLITMVLLINKVWIVINRIYRSSRSRNALKRFAGYISFLIVATLLLAAYVSAQSILTSWYLNLIGVTLGRWSVAVEAIAPSFIVALVIFLLIYLVPNTRVRFDSAILGSIAGLLVINIFSKLTSLLTSMASRFSVIYGSFAAIFLFLFFCYVFWATVFFSVELAYVHQFRPDVSSFRGLPQSPALQLSEGTNIMMLIGSNFREGKGATSTKELLDRLAIPYNRLQGFLGLLTQLEFITPTNSSQTSYIPKQPLDTLRLQDLVKGLYGMETIDEVEHDTAGEAVAEQVQDRGVAALGNLTIEQLLQRI is encoded by the coding sequence ATGTCCTATAAAAGTATCGTTCAGCAGAATCTTAAGCGGCTGAGTACCTTTTTCTCAGCCGTGTTTAGGCAGGCTATGAAAGATAATTTTCTCAACTCTGCTTCGGGGTTGGTCTACTCCACGCTTTTGGCCATTGTACCTGCTGCAACCTTCCTCTTCACCTTCTTCAATGCTTTTGGTGTCATGGAACCGTTGGTGAGTTTTCTCTCCCAGTGGTTCACGGAATTGGCAGGAGAGGAGGCTGGTGGACAGTTGATGATCCTCCTGACCCAGTACACCCGTAATGCGACCAGTTTGGGCGTTGTTGGTCTCATATCCTTCCTGATTACTATGGTTCTCTTGATCAATAAGGTATGGATTGTGATCAACCGTATATACCGTTCAAGCAGAAGTCGGAACGCCCTGAAACGATTTGCAGGCTATATTTCATTCTTGATCGTAGCAACCTTGTTGCTTGCAGCATATGTAAGTGCTCAATCCATTCTCACTTCCTGGTACCTCAATCTCATTGGGGTAACCCTGGGCCGGTGGTCTGTTGCAGTCGAAGCCATAGCCCCGAGTTTTATCGTGGCCTTGGTTATTTTCCTGCTTATATACCTTGTTCCCAATACAAGGGTCCGTTTCGATTCAGCAATTCTTGGAAGCATTGCAGGGTTGTTGGTGATCAATATATTCAGCAAGCTGACCTCACTGTTGACATCAATGGCGAGCAGGTTCTCAGTCATCTATGGATCATTTGCAGCCATCTTCCTGTTCTTGTTTTTCTGTTATGTTTTTTGGGCAACAGTCTTCTTCAGTGTCGAGCTTGCCTATGTGCATCAGTTCAGGCCAGATGTGTCCAGTTTTCGTGGACTTCCCCAAAGTCCAGCACTTCAGCTGTCTGAAGGAACCAACATCATGATGCTTATCGGGAGCAATTTTCGTGAAGGGAAGGGTGCGACTTCCACCAAGGAGTTGCTTGACCGCCTCGCAATCCCATACAATCGGTTGCAGGGATTCCTTGGACTCCTGACCCAACTAGAGTTCATCACCCCCACCAACAGCAGCCAAACCAGCTATATACCCAAGCAACCGCTTGATACCCTTCGTCTTCAGGACTTGGTAAAAGGGCTGTATGGTATGGAAACCATCGACGAGGTTGAGCACGATACTGCCGGTGAGGCGGTAGCTGAGCAGGTCCAGGATAGGGGCGTTGCTGCGTTGGGGAATCTTACGATTGAACAACTGTTGCAAAGAATCTAG
- a CDS encoding alpha/beta hydrolase: protein MATIRELSCSDGKRVMYRVWVPEGSQVEAVLLILHGMAEHSLRYDAFATFLNSKGIAVYAPDHRGHGETVKNDGETLGWFAQRDGWQRVVQDVYELTNVILAEYPSHSLFLLGHSMGSFLARSLMVKYSDLFDGVILMGTGASQGLLGKIGKMIARSHINKHGSKHPDTQLDKMSFGAYNKKIPDAKTSFDWLSRDAEQVAKYIEDPLCGFVCTSGFFADLLDGVEIANDAEKAKKLPSDLSLLIISGSEDPVGGFSKGVRKVYEFYRSCGISDITLNLVEGARHELLQETNREQTAQYLYSWMKQRL, encoded by the coding sequence ATGGCTACCATCCGAGAGCTGTCTTGCAGCGATGGGAAACGCGTAATGTATCGCGTATGGGTTCCAGAGGGGTCACAGGTTGAGGCTGTTCTTCTCATTCTGCATGGTATGGCTGAGCATAGCCTCCGATATGATGCATTCGCCACATTTCTCAATTCCAAGGGAATTGCCGTCTATGCTCCCGATCATCGTGGTCATGGAGAGACTGTGAAAAATGATGGGGAAACCCTTGGTTGGTTTGCCCAGCGGGATGGTTGGCAACGAGTGGTGCAAGATGTCTATGAATTGACGAATGTTATCCTCGCCGAATATCCCAGTCACAGTCTTTTCTTGCTTGGCCATAGCATGGGCTCTTTCCTCGCAAGAAGTCTCATGGTGAAATACTCTGACCTTTTTGATGGTGTCATCCTTATGGGTACCGGTGCTTCCCAAGGATTGCTTGGAAAAATTGGCAAGATGATTGCCCGCAGTCACATCAATAAACATGGTTCAAAGCATCCCGATACACAACTGGATAAGATGAGCTTTGGCGCATACAACAAGAAGATACCGGATGCAAAGACGTCATTCGATTGGCTGAGTAGGGATGCTGAACAAGTAGCGAAGTATATCGAGGATCCTTTGTGTGGATTTGTCTGCACCTCGGGGTTCTTTGCTGACTTGTTGGATGGGGTGGAGATTGCCAATGATGCTGAGAAGGCGAAGAAGCTTCCCTCAGATCTCTCTCTCTTGATCATCAGTGGGAGTGAGGATCCTGTAGGAGGATTCTCCAAGGGCGTACGCAAGGTATACGAGTTCTACCGTAGTTGTGGCATTTCTGATATCACCCTGAATTTGGTTGAGGGTGCACGGCATGAATTATTGCAGGAAACCAATAGGGAGCAGACGGCACAATACCTCTATTCCTGGATGAAGCAGAGGCTGTAA
- a CDS encoding YfcE family phosphodiesterase, whose translation MPKTLLLASDIHGSIDALSLLDQRAHEHQAESILVAGDLCPSGHAHFQLLLRNIPHLSLVRGNCDSSYDFSNAGIPLPPQKRRIDWQGRTIFMTHGDRIHSPFGQNLRPGDIFISGHTHTPKLQRGEDGVIWVNPGSTTYPRTPLGPTYALLVEDGISIRSLTDDQPISGLQYHFLPSADQ comes from the coding sequence ATGCCCAAAACCCTCTTGCTTGCCAGCGATATACATGGTTCGATTGATGCCCTCTCACTTCTTGATCAACGAGCACATGAGCACCAAGCAGAATCAATCTTGGTCGCCGGTGATCTCTGTCCCTCAGGCCACGCACATTTCCAGTTACTACTCAGGAATATCCCACATCTATCCCTGGTAAGGGGCAACTGTGACAGCAGCTATGACTTCAGCAATGCAGGGATACCCTTACCTCCCCAGAAAAGACGCATCGACTGGCAGGGACGAACCATATTCATGACCCACGGGGATAGGATTCACTCCCCTTTTGGTCAGAACCTGAGACCAGGGGACATTTTTATCAGCGGTCATACCCACACGCCAAAACTCCAGAGAGGAGAGGATGGGGTCATCTGGGTGAACCCTGGGTCAACAACCTACCCAAGAACACCCCTCGGTCCTACCTACGCACTATTGGTTGAAGATGGTATCAGTATACGCTCTCTCACTGATGACCAACCAATATCCGGTCTTCAATATCATTTTCTCCCAAGTGCCGACCAGTAA
- a CDS encoding aldehyde ferredoxin oxidoreductase N-terminal domain-containing protein: MRKKLHLAFPYRQRFILHIDLGSETYTSIPMEEEEAKRYLGGRLLALMLWDRFAEYDQMGEECYERGNPVVFAPGAAVDTPLSYCNSLTVVTKSPVTGALSVSSATSSLSGAIVGCGYAALVITGRSRKLCSFSISDGEVSFCDAETYHNLTTIEVAKKVGKEHMVVIGPAGEHFVPFASLYANNQNITQGGVGCVCGMKNIKFFTLSPHSHGREAYDSHRLGLLNQSYLKDLGKTRIGKMIAQEGSIALLSKANHHGWAAIDTYSMRVDGRLWGLCTRSVPKGIPLDDPSFPVCQNNAPLDLESAMALGSNLELFDSRSVQQVAHRCLENGLEVVSTGAVLAWARSCRREGKLSFLPDMQRSTAVLYLRLLDAIAYRRGSGEQLGIGLSALVNQYGGSEHAFMVDGLPLPPYDYRALPVQALLVSIGRRSMVLGEMLWGNHYHRGRERRLVSWALYVQKLTYACESVGLCPLVTLPSFNHRFFHFPHFSFARRNFSRLALLASLGEGYEISAHAIRSYGDEALHLQTTLDDKLLHREGRYGSLPDQLLVNGKSNFRSAQVVPLARLLDAYWSALGRK, encoded by the coding sequence ATGAGGAAGAAGCTTCATCTGGCGTTTCCCTATCGCCAACGTTTTATACTACATATAGATTTGGGATCAGAAACATATACAAGCATACCGATGGAAGAGGAAGAAGCAAAGCGCTACCTCGGAGGGAGGTTGCTTGCCCTGATGCTCTGGGACCGTTTTGCTGAATATGACCAGATGGGGGAGGAGTGCTATGAGCGGGGTAATCCTGTTGTATTTGCACCTGGTGCTGCAGTTGATACACCACTGAGCTACTGCAACTCCTTAACCGTGGTAACCAAGAGTCCTGTTACTGGGGCACTTTCAGTCTCCAGCGCAACATCTTCTCTCTCAGGGGCCATTGTAGGCTGTGGGTACGCTGCATTGGTGATAACCGGTCGTAGCAGAAAGCTGTGCAGTTTTTCCATTAGTGATGGGGAAGTTTCCTTTTGCGATGCTGAGACATATCATAATCTCACCACAATCGAGGTTGCAAAGAAAGTAGGGAAAGAGCATATGGTTGTTATAGGCCCTGCAGGGGAACACTTTGTGCCCTTTGCCTCTCTCTATGCAAACAACCAGAACATAACCCAAGGCGGGGTTGGTTGTGTCTGCGGGATGAAGAATATCAAGTTTTTTACGTTATCTCCCCATAGTCATGGCAGGGAAGCCTATGATTCCCATAGATTGGGCCTCCTGAACCAATCCTACTTGAAGGATCTTGGAAAGACCAGAATAGGAAAGATGATAGCCCAAGAGGGGTCAATTGCCTTGCTTTCAAAGGCAAACCATCATGGTTGGGCTGCAATTGATACCTACTCCATGCGCGTCGATGGAAGGCTTTGGGGACTATGTACCCGTAGTGTACCGAAAGGGATTCCCCTTGATGATCCCTCGTTCCCTGTCTGCCAGAACAATGCCCCCCTGGATTTGGAAAGTGCAATGGCACTGGGTTCCAATCTGGAACTCTTTGACAGCAGAAGTGTACAACAGGTAGCCCACCGTTGTTTGGAAAATGGTCTGGAAGTAGTGAGTACCGGTGCAGTGCTTGCTTGGGCAAGATCATGCCGAAGGGAAGGGAAGCTTAGCTTCCTTCCCGACATGCAACGTTCAACAGCGGTACTCTACCTCCGTCTTCTTGATGCAATTGCCTATAGAAGAGGATCTGGAGAGCAACTGGGTATAGGACTCAGTGCACTGGTGAATCAGTATGGGGGATCAGAGCATGCTTTCATGGTTGATGGATTACCCTTGCCTCCCTATGACTATCGTGCACTCCCTGTGCAAGCTCTGCTTGTATCCATTGGAAGGAGAAGCATGGTACTAGGAGAGATGTTATGGGGAAATCACTACCACAGGGGAAGGGAGCGCCGCCTTGTTTCCTGGGCCCTATATGTACAGAAGCTCACCTATGCCTGTGAAAGCGTAGGCTTGTGTCCTTTGGTTACGCTTCCCAGTTTCAATCATCGATTCTTTCACTTTCCGCATTTCTCATTTGCAAGAAGGAACTTCTCAAGGTTGGCCTTGTTAGCCTCATTGGGAGAGGGTTATGAGATCAGTGCACATGCCATACGCTCCTATGGAGATGAGGCTCTGCACCTGCAGACAACCCTTGATGACAAACTTCTGCATCGCGAAGGTCGCTATGGATCGCTTCCTGACCAATTGTTGGTTAATGGGAAAAGCAATTTTCGCTCAGCCCAGGTAGTTCCCTTGGCTCGGTTGCTTGATGCTTACTGGTCGGCACTTGGGAGAAAATGA